Proteins encoded in a region of the Parerythrobacter aestuarii genome:
- a CDS encoding PEP-CTERM sorting domain-containing protein has translation MALAKLSATAAGGVLLAGGAIHVAEPQAATVGYKSTKSVKAQPVKYVKEKRVVKRKVPKKVKRKKRVIERVVDCVPAGGMGAGGYPMAHGPAAAGAQGAYGAQGGYASGAYAGGSYANGCGTMAMPIMSVAPAVFPVGGGFSGGGGGDAGGVTVIGGGGGFGGGFGGGFFGGFFGGGGSSGGNVTVTSTTTTTGGSSGVASSTSSSSSSSTSGGESSSTGGIVIDIDIDNSSFGGSTSTSTSTGGSSTSTGGSSTSTSTGGSSTSTSTGGITSTTTSSTGGSSSSGNVSSSSSGNVSSSSSTSGNVSSSSSTSSSTSGNVSTSTSSSGNITSSTSSSSSTSSSTSSSTSSSSNGSTSGMSSTTSGTPVPAPPMAILFGLGAAAVFGRRKFAKGKKAA, from the coding sequence ATGGCCCTGGCGAAATTGTCCGCAACCGCTGCCGGCGGTGTGCTGCTGGCTGGCGGTGCGATCCACGTCGCCGAGCCGCAGGCGGCGACGGTCGGCTACAAGTCCACCAAATCGGTGAAGGCGCAGCCCGTCAAATACGTCAAGGAAAAGCGCGTCGTCAAGCGCAAGGTGCCGAAGAAGGTGAAGCGGAAGAAGCGCGTGATCGAACGCGTGGTCGACTGCGTCCCTGCCGGCGGCATGGGCGCAGGCGGCTATCCGATGGCGCATGGGCCGGCCGCTGCAGGTGCCCAGGGTGCCTATGGTGCGCAAGGTGGCTATGCCAGCGGCGCTTACGCCGGTGGAAGCTATGCCAATGGCTGCGGGACCATGGCGATGCCGATCATGTCGGTGGCACCGGCGGTGTTCCCGGTCGGTGGCGGCTTCTCGGGCGGCGGTGGCGGTGACGCCGGCGGCGTAACCGTGATCGGCGGTGGCGGCGGCTTCGGCGGCGGTTTCGGCGGCGGCTTCTTCGGCGGCTTCTTTGGTGGCGGCGGTTCGAGCGGCGGCAATGTGACCGTAACCTCGACCACCACTACCACTGGTGGCAGCAGCGGCGTTGCTTCGTCGACGTCCAGTTCGAGCTCCAGCTCCACATCTGGTGGTGAGAGCAGCTCGACCGGCGGCATCGTGATCGATATCGATATCGACAACTCCAGCTTCGGCGGCTCGACCTCGACATCGACTTCGACCGGGGGCAGCTCGACATCGACGGGTGGCAGCTCGACTTCCACATCGACCGGCGGCAGCTCCACCTCCACGTCCACGGGGGGGATCACTTCGACCACGACCAGTTCGACTGGTGGCAGCTCGTCTTCGGGTAACGTTTCGAGTTCTTCCTCGGGCAATGTTTCGTCGTCGTCCTCGACCTCGGGCAACGTTTCATCGTCGTCGTCCACATCGTCTTCGACATCAGGCAATGTTTCGACCTCGACGTCCAGCTCGGGCAACATCACCAGTTCGACCAGTTCGTCGTCATCGACCAGCTCGAGCACGTCATCGAGCACGTCCAGTTCGTCCAACGGCTCGACCAGCGGGATGAGCTCGACCACCAGCGGTACGCCGGTTCCGGCTCCGCCGATGGCGATCCTGTTCGGTCTGGGCGCCGCAGCCGTGTTCGGTCGCCGCAAGTTCGCGAAGGGCAAGAAGGCCGCGTAA